One segment of Ricinus communis isolate WT05 ecotype wild-type chromosome 8, ASM1957865v1, whole genome shotgun sequence DNA contains the following:
- the LOC8273815 gene encoding uncharacterized protein LOC8273815 isoform X1 has translation MFGCSCRAVGLLKFVNSSKLPNYFQGNVSYHSLSFNKKMSGPKLRLDLIDRNKKQKTVTHLWRPVSTQSNSVQESADVCSSVSSSISNSQQEAITEVTDKTISSSSLGDNVQGRALNEESMLSVEKHSLTIQVDASLIRFIKGKRGSTQQKIEEEMGVKVIIPSSKKEETTIIEGSSIDSVTRASEKIQAIIDEAVKSPSLDYSHFISLPLAIHPELVDKLFNFQNTILGEADASLVQTMESDSNEDTSDDENKDQQSSKENGVAVELKVEDDRHVKVDLTSIPLVSYAPKASKSPTLSGLGIDRSIFIKPKTFHLTVLMLKLWNKERINAASEVLKSVSLKVMDALDNRPLSVRLKGLDCMRGSMAKARVLYATVEEIGNEGRLLRACQVIIDAFVGAGLVLEKDAKQKLKLHATVMNSRHRKGKMRKNKYDSFDARGIFKQFGSEEWGEYPIREAHLSQRFVFDENGYYHCCASIPFPESMQAD, from the exons ATGTTTGGTTGCAG TTGCAGAGCGGTTGGATTGCTCAAATTTGTGAATTCATCAAAGCTCCCCAATTACTTTCAg GGAAACGTTTCTTATCATAGTTTGAGCTTTAACAAGAAGATGAGTGGGCCAAAACTTCGGTTAGACTTAATTGATAggaacaaaaaacaaaagacagtTACTCATCTTTGGAGACCAGTCTCTACTCAATCCAATTCTGTTCAag AGTCAGCAGACGTATGCAGTAGTGTATCAAGCTCCATCTCAAATTCTCAACAGGAAGCAATAACTGAAGTGACTGACAAAACTATCAGTTCAAGCAGCCTGGGTGATAATGTTCAAGGTAGAGCTTTAAACGAAGAGTCTATGCTTTCTGTGGAAAAGCATTCACTTACAATTCAG GTAGATGCTTCTCTAATTCGGTTTATCAAAGGAAAACG TGGGTCCACACAACAAAAAATTGAAGAGGAGATGGGGGTTAAGGTTATAATTCCATCATCAAAGAAGGAGGAAACCACTA TCATTGAAGGCTCTTCAATTGATAGTGTAACTAGAGCTTCAGAAAAGATACAGGCCATTATAGATGAG GCGGTTAAGAGCCCAAGTCTCGACTACTCTCACTTCATATCTCTTCCATTAGCTATACACCCAGAATTGGTTGATAAGCTATTCAATTTTCAGAACACCATACTGGGAGAAGCAGATGCTTCCCTGGTTCAAACCATGGAGAGTGATTCTAATGAAGATACTTCTGACGATGAAAATAAGGACCAACAATCAAGTAAAGAAAATGGTGTTGCAGTTGAGCTAAAGGTTGAAGACGACAGACATGTTAAAGTGGATCTAACTAGTATACCTCTTGTTAGTTATGCACCTAAAGCATCAAAATCACCTACTTTATCTG GCTTGGGAATTGACAGATCCATATTTATCAAGCCCAAAACATTTCACTTAACAGTGCTCATGTTGAAGCTTTGGAATAAGGAGCGAATTAATGCAGCATCAGAGGTTCTGAAG AGTGTATCCTTGAAAGTGATGGACGCCTTGGATAATCGACCTCTCTCTGTCAGACTCAAGGGGCTG GACTGCATGAGAGGATCTATGGCAAAAGCTCGTGTTCTTTATGCCACTGTGGAAGAAATTGGAAACGAGGGCAGACTTTTACGGGCTTGTC AGGTCATTATTGATGCATTTGTTGGGGCTGGACTTGTCCTAGAGAAAGATGCTAAACAAAAGTTAAAG TTGCATGCCACGGTGATGAACTCAAGGCATAGAAAAGG GAAAATGAGGAAAAACAAATACGATTCCTTTGACGCACGAGGCATTTTCAAGCAGTTTGGATCTGAGGAATGGGGGGAGTATCCTATTCGTGAAGCGCACCTTTCCCAACGTTTTGTGTTTGATGAGAATGGATATTATCATTGCTGTGCTTCAATCCCTTTTCCTGAAAGCATGCAAGCAGATTGA
- the LOC8273815 gene encoding uncharacterized protein LOC8273815 isoform X2: MSGPKLRLDLIDRNKKQKTVTHLWRPVSTQSNSVQESADVCSSVSSSISNSQQEAITEVTDKTISSSSLGDNVQGRALNEESMLSVEKHSLTIQVDASLIRFIKGKRGSTQQKIEEEMGVKVIIPSSKKEETTIIEGSSIDSVTRASEKIQAIIDEAVKSPSLDYSHFISLPLAIHPELVDKLFNFQNTILGEADASLVQTMESDSNEDTSDDENKDQQSSKENGVAVELKVEDDRHVKVDLTSIPLVSYAPKASKSPTLSGLGIDRSIFIKPKTFHLTVLMLKLWNKERINAASEVLKSVSLKVMDALDNRPLSVRLKGLDCMRGSMAKARVLYATVEEIGNEGRLLRACQVIIDAFVGAGLVLEKDAKQKLKLHATVMNSRHRKGKMRKNKYDSFDARGIFKQFGSEEWGEYPIREAHLSQRFVFDENGYYHCCASIPFPESMQAD, encoded by the exons ATGAGTGGGCCAAAACTTCGGTTAGACTTAATTGATAggaacaaaaaacaaaagacagtTACTCATCTTTGGAGACCAGTCTCTACTCAATCCAATTCTGTTCAag AGTCAGCAGACGTATGCAGTAGTGTATCAAGCTCCATCTCAAATTCTCAACAGGAAGCAATAACTGAAGTGACTGACAAAACTATCAGTTCAAGCAGCCTGGGTGATAATGTTCAAGGTAGAGCTTTAAACGAAGAGTCTATGCTTTCTGTGGAAAAGCATTCACTTACAATTCAG GTAGATGCTTCTCTAATTCGGTTTATCAAAGGAAAACG TGGGTCCACACAACAAAAAATTGAAGAGGAGATGGGGGTTAAGGTTATAATTCCATCATCAAAGAAGGAGGAAACCACTA TCATTGAAGGCTCTTCAATTGATAGTGTAACTAGAGCTTCAGAAAAGATACAGGCCATTATAGATGAG GCGGTTAAGAGCCCAAGTCTCGACTACTCTCACTTCATATCTCTTCCATTAGCTATACACCCAGAATTGGTTGATAAGCTATTCAATTTTCAGAACACCATACTGGGAGAAGCAGATGCTTCCCTGGTTCAAACCATGGAGAGTGATTCTAATGAAGATACTTCTGACGATGAAAATAAGGACCAACAATCAAGTAAAGAAAATGGTGTTGCAGTTGAGCTAAAGGTTGAAGACGACAGACATGTTAAAGTGGATCTAACTAGTATACCTCTTGTTAGTTATGCACCTAAAGCATCAAAATCACCTACTTTATCTG GCTTGGGAATTGACAGATCCATATTTATCAAGCCCAAAACATTTCACTTAACAGTGCTCATGTTGAAGCTTTGGAATAAGGAGCGAATTAATGCAGCATCAGAGGTTCTGAAG AGTGTATCCTTGAAAGTGATGGACGCCTTGGATAATCGACCTCTCTCTGTCAGACTCAAGGGGCTG GACTGCATGAGAGGATCTATGGCAAAAGCTCGTGTTCTTTATGCCACTGTGGAAGAAATTGGAAACGAGGGCAGACTTTTACGGGCTTGTC AGGTCATTATTGATGCATTTGTTGGGGCTGGACTTGTCCTAGAGAAAGATGCTAAACAAAAGTTAAAG TTGCATGCCACGGTGATGAACTCAAGGCATAGAAAAGG GAAAATGAGGAAAAACAAATACGATTCCTTTGACGCACGAGGCATTTTCAAGCAGTTTGGATCTGAGGAATGGGGGGAGTATCCTATTCGTGAAGCGCACCTTTCCCAACGTTTTGTGTTTGATGAGAATGGATATTATCATTGCTGTGCTTCAATCCCTTTTCCTGAAAGCATGCAAGCAGATTGA
- the LOC8273815 gene encoding uncharacterized protein LOC8273815 isoform X3: MLSVEKHSLTIQVDASLIRFIKGKRGSTQQKIEEEMGVKVIIPSSKKEETTIIEGSSIDSVTRASEKIQAIIDEAVKSPSLDYSHFISLPLAIHPELVDKLFNFQNTILGEADASLVQTMESDSNEDTSDDENKDQQSSKENGVAVELKVEDDRHVKVDLTSIPLVSYAPKASKSPTLSGLGIDRSIFIKPKTFHLTVLMLKLWNKERINAASEVLKSVSLKVMDALDNRPLSVRLKGLDCMRGSMAKARVLYATVEEIGNEGRLLRACQVIIDAFVGAGLVLEKDAKQKLKLHATVMNSRHRKGKMRKNKYDSFDARGIFKQFGSEEWGEYPIREAHLSQRFVFDENGYYHCCASIPFPESMQAD; this comes from the exons ATGCTTTCTGTGGAAAAGCATTCACTTACAATTCAG GTAGATGCTTCTCTAATTCGGTTTATCAAAGGAAAACG TGGGTCCACACAACAAAAAATTGAAGAGGAGATGGGGGTTAAGGTTATAATTCCATCATCAAAGAAGGAGGAAACCACTA TCATTGAAGGCTCTTCAATTGATAGTGTAACTAGAGCTTCAGAAAAGATACAGGCCATTATAGATGAG GCGGTTAAGAGCCCAAGTCTCGACTACTCTCACTTCATATCTCTTCCATTAGCTATACACCCAGAATTGGTTGATAAGCTATTCAATTTTCAGAACACCATACTGGGAGAAGCAGATGCTTCCCTGGTTCAAACCATGGAGAGTGATTCTAATGAAGATACTTCTGACGATGAAAATAAGGACCAACAATCAAGTAAAGAAAATGGTGTTGCAGTTGAGCTAAAGGTTGAAGACGACAGACATGTTAAAGTGGATCTAACTAGTATACCTCTTGTTAGTTATGCACCTAAAGCATCAAAATCACCTACTTTATCTG GCTTGGGAATTGACAGATCCATATTTATCAAGCCCAAAACATTTCACTTAACAGTGCTCATGTTGAAGCTTTGGAATAAGGAGCGAATTAATGCAGCATCAGAGGTTCTGAAG AGTGTATCCTTGAAAGTGATGGACGCCTTGGATAATCGACCTCTCTCTGTCAGACTCAAGGGGCTG GACTGCATGAGAGGATCTATGGCAAAAGCTCGTGTTCTTTATGCCACTGTGGAAGAAATTGGAAACGAGGGCAGACTTTTACGGGCTTGTC AGGTCATTATTGATGCATTTGTTGGGGCTGGACTTGTCCTAGAGAAAGATGCTAAACAAAAGTTAAAG TTGCATGCCACGGTGATGAACTCAAGGCATAGAAAAGG GAAAATGAGGAAAAACAAATACGATTCCTTTGACGCACGAGGCATTTTCAAGCAGTTTGGATCTGAGGAATGGGGGGAGTATCCTATTCGTGAAGCGCACCTTTCCCAACGTTTTGTGTTTGATGAGAATGGATATTATCATTGCTGTGCTTCAATCCCTTTTCCTGAAAGCATGCAAGCAGATTGA
- the LOC8273816 gene encoding protein JINGUBANG — protein sequence MASLEDSPNSPPNPSFAIRKTSHGFLRSLSWKEAPSFSEFPYTPPHFATPHRRSSPFSSPPRPHTPSPINFVANNSKTTYTCLSSILKKDGQVLSMAISNGVIYTGSSNNLIRMWKMPEFTECGQLKTKASMAVALGVSHDRVYAAYGDGKIRVWRRTWDGSFKHVRLATIPKTGGYVRSYIAGKDKTMKHLGPITSLAINISDDTLYSASLDKTVKIWRLSDLRCIETIQAHSEPINAIVVADDGVLYTASDDATVKVWRRNFCTGDWPHSLIVVLPAKFSPVKTLTLTADNRILYGGCTDGYIHYWLRGGFSGQLQYGGALQGHTHAVMCIANVGNYVISGSADSSSRVWLRESDGQHTCLAVLIGHRGPVRCVTAGLGRLGDDNEEECTICTGSLDGVIKLWRVTRTSKDSGPLSTSGYEYFELQ from the exons ATGGCCTCATTAGAAGACTCTCCAAATTCACCACCAAACCCATCTTTTGCAATAAGAAAAACATCTCACGGGTTCTTGAGAAGCCTCTCTTGGAAAGAAGCACCTTCATTCTCAGAGTTTCCTTACACTCCACCTCATTTTGCCACCCCACACCGCCGTTCCTCTCCCTTCTCCTCCCCTCCTCGACCCCACACACCATCACCGATTAACTTTGTCGCCAATAACTCTAAAACTACGTATACTTGCCTATCTTCAATCCTTAAAAAGGACGGTCAAGTACTGTCCATGGCAATTTCGAATGGTGTTATATATACCGGCTCCAGTAACAATTTGATACGAATGTGGAAAATGCCAGAGTTCACCGAGTGTGGACAGCTTAAGACAAAGGCAAGCATGGCGGTTGCATTGGGAGTTTCACATGACAGAGTTTATGCTGCCTATGGCGATGGCAAGATTCGAGTTTGGCGAAGAACATGGGATGGATCTTTCAAACACGTACGTTTGGCTACTATACCTAAGACCGGAGGTTATGTCCGGAGCTACATTGCCGGGAAAGACAAGACg ATGAAACACTTGGGGCCAATAACATCATTAGCAATCAACATTTCTGATGACACACTGTACTCAGCTTCCCTTgataaaacagtaaaaatatGGAGATTATCAGACCTCAGATGCATAGAGACAATCCAAGCACATTCGGAGCCAATCAACGCCATAGTCGTGGCGGACGATGGAGTACTCTACACAGCCTCTGATGATGCTACAGTCAAAGTCTGGCGTCGGAATTTTTGTACTGGAGATTGGCCACATTCCCTTATCGTCGTTTTACCTGCAAAGTTCTCACCTGTAAAGACATTGACCCTGACCGCAGATAACAGGATCCTATACGGAGGGTGCACCGACGGCTATATTCATTACTGGCTTAGAGGTGGATTTTCAGGCCAACTACAGTATGGTGGTGCACTACAAGGTCACACACATGCTGTTATGTGCATCGCGAATGTTGGAAACTATGTAATTAGTGGATCAGCTGATTCAAGTAGCAGAGTTTGGCTTAGAGAATCAGACGGGCAACATACTTGCCTGGCTGTTTTAATTGGGCATAGAGGACCTGTAAGATGTGTTACAGCAGGTTTAGGGAGATTGGGAGATGATAATGAAGAAGAATGCACAATATGCACAGGGAGTCTTGACGGAGTCATAAAATTATGGCGGGTGACGCGTACCAGCAAAGACAGTGGACCTCTGTCAACAAGTGGGTACGAGTATTTTGAGCTGCAATAA
- the LOC8273817 gene encoding uncharacterized protein LOC8273817, which yields MHTLNKHPLSPKTPTSTTVSTTKMLDRALSSRRVSPYPDDTVSDADTSLISGDESKTKKQSLTLLATNYFSRLSHLCPCPTPCLILCLLVVLVSTGSLLFHSRNFVCVSPFDPATRVGFFGFDGLESDFGALGVPWCRSKHGKSVEWTSKDLLKGLGEFVPIYETRPIKNNMYGMGFDHSFGLWFIARWLKPDLMIESGAFKGHSTWVLRQAMPDTPIISLSPRHPEKYLKKGPAYVDGNCTYFAGKDFVDFGSVEWKSVLKKHGITDLSRVLIFFDDHQNELKRVKQAMDAGFQHLVFEDNYDTGTGDHYSLRQICDQSYIRGGGHSCFRDSDESRLRSKRKKFWEKAVDIDELCGPNEAWWGVRGWMRDNFNHSNKPISYEEHFQNSRFIESVLDVYWELPPVAGPSLTHQTRYDPARTSPPIVEDGRYGLFQRLGLGRLETSVFNGYTQMVYLKISGLES from the exons ATGCACACTCTCAACAAGCACCCACTGAGTCCCAAAACTCCCACTAGCACTACAGTCTCCACCACCAAGATGCTAGACCGAGCCCTCTCTTCTCGCCGCGTATCTCCATATCCAGACGACACCGTCTCCGACGCCGATACGTCACTCATTTCCGGCGACGAGTCAAAAACTAAGAAACAAAGCCTTACCTTATTAGCTACTAATTACTTTTCACGATTGTCCCATCTCTGCCCTTGTCCTACACCCTGTCTAATCCTTTGCCTACTCGTCGTTTTGGTGTCAACTGGGTCTTTGCTCTTTCATTCTAGGAATTTCGTTTGTGTTTCTCCTTTTGATCCTGCTACTAGGGTCGGGTTCTTCGGTTTTGATGGTCTTGAATCCGATTTTGGTGCTCTTGGTGTTCCTTGGT GCAGATCGAAACATGGAAAATCAGTCGAGTGGACATCCAAGGATTTGCTTAAGGGCTTGGGAGAGTTTGTACCAATATATGAAACTAGGCCAATCAAAAACAACATGTATGGAATGGGTTTTGACCACAGCTTTGGGCTTTGGTTTATTGCAAGGTGGCTGAAGCCAGATCTGATGATTGAAAGTGGTGCCTTTAAGGGTCATTCAACCTGGGTCTTGAGGCAAGCAATGCCAGATACACCGATTATTTCACTTTCACCCAGACATCCTGAGAAATACCTGAAAAAGGGCCCTGCTTATGTTGATGGAAACTGCACTTATTTTGCTGGAAAGGATTTTGTGGATTTTGGAAGTGTTGAATGGAAAAGTGTGCTGAAGAAACATGGGATTACTGATCTCAGTCGAGTCCTTATCTTTTTTGATGACCatcaaaatgaattaaaaag AGTTAAGCAGGCGATGGATGCTGGCTTTCAACATCTTGTTTTTGAGGATAACTATGATACTGGTACTGGAGATCATTATTCCTTAAGACAGATATGTGATCAGTCGTATATAAGAG GAGGTGGTCACAGCTGCTTTAGGGATAGCGACGAGAGCAGGCTTAGAtcaaaaaggaagaaattctGGGAGAAGGCAGTTGATATAGATGAACTATGTGGCCCAAATGAAGCATGGTGGGGAGTTAGAGGCTGGATGAGGGATAATTTTAATCACAGTAATAAGCCAATTTCTTATgaggaacattttcagaacAGCCGGTTTATTGAATCAGTTCTTGATGTTTACTGGGAGCTTCCTCCAGTAGCTGGTCCTTCCCTCACACATCAAACACGGTACGATCCTGCTCGAACTAGCCCACCTATTGTTGAAGATGGTCGTTATGGCCTGTTTCAACGGCTTGGTCTTGGTAGACTGGAGACTTCTGTATTTAATGGCTATACCCAGATGGTATACCTTAAGATCTCGGGACTGGAATCTTAA
- the LOC8273818 gene encoding auxin-responsive protein IAA27 translates to MSSVPKEHDYIGLSETSPMERISDKLSSSPSFSSSSSSSSSTTNEENSNKNKTCLNLKETELRLGLPGSQSPERKPLSLHTGVSLFGKDIDTTNNNNSATNGNGYSFSLSSPLKSLVSGAKRGFSDAIDGSTTNWVFPVNNGSDIDLSKGAVLFSSRGDNGNKNNNNTQKSSIPAGLAKKDVVVAGNIIAQSPKPVSEKNSQVSSGANENGSAPAAKAQVVGWPPIRSFRKNTMASNVAKNNEDAEGKSGSGCLYVKVSMDGAPYLRKVDLKTYSNYVELSSGLEKMFSCFTIGQCGSHGLPGRDGLSETCLKDLLHGSEYVLTYEDKDSDWMLVGDVPWEMFTETCRRLRIMKGSEAIGLAPRAMEKCKSRN, encoded by the exons ATGTCTTCTGTACCAAAAGAACATGATTACATAGGCTTATCAGAGACTTCTCCTATGGAAAGAATCTCTGACAAGCTTTCCTCTTCCCCttccttttcctcttcttcttcttcttcttcctctactACAAATGAAGAGAACAGTAACAAAAACAAGACTTGTCTTAACTTAAAAGAAACTGAGTTAAGGCTTGGTTTGCCTGGTTCTCAATCTCCAGAAAGAAAGCCCCTGTCTTTGCATACTGGGGTTTCTCTTTTTGGAAAAGACATTGACACCACCAACAATAACAACAGTGCTACTAATGGTAATGggtattctttttctctcagTAGCCCATTAAAGAGTTTAGTTTCAGGTGCTAAAAGAGGTTTCTCAGATGCCATTGATGGTTCTACTACTAATTGGGTTTTCCCTGTTAATAATGGATCTGACATTGATTTGAGTAAAGGTGCTGTCTTATTCTCCTCAAGAGGTGATAATggtaataagaataataataatacccAGAAATCCTCTATACCTGCTGGGCTAGCAAAGAAAGATGTGGTTGTTGCTGGTAATATTATTGCTCAATCTCCAAAGCCAGTTTCTGAGAAGAACAGTCAAGTCTCCAGTGGTGCAAATGAGAATGGTAGTGCTCCTGCTGCAAA GGCACAAGTGGTAGGGTGGCCACCTATTCGATCATTTCGGAAGAATACCATGGCCTCTAATGTGGCAAAGAACAATGAAGATGCTGAAGGCAAATCAGGATCTGGGTGCCTCTATGTGAAGGTTAGCATGGATGGTGCACCATACCTCAGGAAGGTTGATCTCAAGACCTACAGCAACTATGTAGAACTCTCATCTGGACTTGAAAAAATGTTTAGTTGTTTTACCATTG GGCAATGTGGTTCTCATGGACTTCCAGGACGAGATGGTCTGAGCGAGACCTGTTTAAAGGATCTTCTTCATGGTTCTGAGTATGTTCTCACATATGAAGATAAGGACAGTGATTGGATGCTTGTTGGTGATGTCCCCTGGGA GATGTTTACTGAAACATGCAGGAGACTCAGAATCATGAAAGGTTCAGAGGCAATTGGGCTTG CTCCAAGGGCCATGGAGAAATGCAAGAGTCGTAATTAG